One part of the Macaca mulatta isolate MMU2019108-1 chromosome 6, T2T-MMU8v2.0, whole genome shotgun sequence genome encodes these proteins:
- the LOC144329618 gene encoding uncharacterized protein LOC144329618 has protein sequence MPARPVRSRAAGPEPCPAGRQLRPGENSSTVLAAGSAGGPGASPAAAGLGPKPLIARGRRRQSSSRPPRPELAHAHPELIDRGRRRQASPRPPRPELAHAHPELIARGRRRQSSSRPPRPELAHAHPELIDRGRRRQPSPRPCPPGTRAGPRARRATPVPARASPSSPPSKQREPAPTSASPERGSHSAVAG, from the coding sequence ATGCCCGCTCGCCCCGTTCGGtcgcgggctgcaggtcccgagccctgccccgcggggaggcagctgaggcccggcGAGAATTCGAGCACGGTGCTGGCggccggcagtgctgggggacccggtgCATCCCCTGCGGCTGCGGGCCTCGGTCCTAAGCCCCTCATTGCCCGGGGCCGGCGGCGCCAGTCGAGCTCACGCCCACCCCGCCCGGAACTCGCTCACGCCCACCCGGAACTCATTGACCGGGGCCGGCGGCGCCAGGCGAGCCCACGCCCACCCCGCCCGGAACTCGCTCACGCCCACCCGGAACTCATTGCCCGGGGCCGGCGGCGCCAGTCGAGCTCACGCCCACCCCGCCCGGAACTCGCTCACGCCCACCCGGAACTCATTGACCGGGGCCGGCGGCGCCAGCCGAGCCCACGCCCATGCCCACCCGGAACTCGCGCTGGCCCGCGAGCACGGCGCGCAACCCCGGTtcccgcccgcgcctctccctcctcACCTCCCAGCAAGCAGAGGGAACCGGCTCCgacctcagccagcccagagaggggctcccacagtgccgtggcgggctga